The following are from one region of the Paenibacillus sp. JZ16 genome:
- a CDS encoding contact-dependent growth inhibition system immunity protein, whose amino-acid sequence MSQTIKEIYSLNPNNQNHEPEYALDKWYDSLINKTADEIDLEDVSRMLSQNVFIDLGIKRAMEILSEDPIAGGFYDGQLLELLSAVDLDDFKDLSQLKLLLQKINNNVSNLDWSSEEDQIEYSELLTNFMNKINL is encoded by the coding sequence ATGAGTCAAACCATTAAAGAGATTTATTCATTGAATCCAAACAATCAGAATCATGAACCCGAGTATGCATTGGATAAATGGTACGATAGTCTAATTAATAAAACAGCGGACGAGATTGATTTGGAAGATGTTTCAAGGATGTTATCTCAGAATGTATTCATTGACCTTGGCATAAAAAGGGCGATGGAAATTTTATCGGAGGATCCGATTGCTGGGGGGTTTTATGATGGTCAATTGCTGGAGTTACTTAGTGCTGTCGATTTAGATGACTTTAAAGATTTGTCTCAGCTTAAGCTTCTTCTACAGAAGATTAATAACAATGTTTCAAATTTAGATTGGTCTAGTGAAGAAGATCAGATTGAGTATAGTGAGTTATTAACCAATTTTATGAATAAGATTAATTTGTAA
- a CDS encoding DUF2207 domain-containing protein, with the protein MKIKIEHVLFLAVSIVLVVILGGCSNDNELTIDQVDVVAKVMADGDLYVEELFTYTVQGEYERIPRYMDNFGGANIEFFEAYVAPNDRELGNLGYVNLERYPVYLRTKSGSYYIELQAKDETRQIYYRYRLDREAVKYDDRGELDWTVLKDNRFDHHNVTVRVYTEQPAKENLSGYAYDRSRGSLTEINNRWIRYENALLPEGDSARLKLYFPPEVLTERETEEPSASLSERLLDEQKLQQRFEKREHLLKAGQHISHWLTYVAIAGIVYYSLSLRRISSWWSGRRISFEDLAAMDPIDLIYLFRKGKLRLADGLAGVFSLRRKGMVSVSLVPSDMRFQEDSRAPKRLPEFTFKGNRTALKKPDRYLLGWLSHGTTILNLERISGPTKTERRNKATMGKYIKRMRSLKKGLSRWQELVETENSKGIMYKEYAARKVIIPALALIHLVLLIYLYIADVTPWGWVGVLAIILGGGLILASFRWRLKRYIIIFLVVCFFVAAPILYDPLVDEYLNFVILSFLFVGFLPRGALDQRSAAYLSAIKRYRRKLARGGHGKGRGEYDRNRLEKMREDALLLGVGERFMRKVSKENPNFIFSEASSLFDKDVDTAIDYVFIQSWKGISDGTSSGRNSSNGDGGADGGSSYDYSSDGGYDGGSGDGGGGGD; encoded by the coding sequence GTGAAAATAAAGATTGAACATGTGTTATTTTTGGCTGTTAGTATTGTTTTGGTTGTTATCTTAGGCGGGTGTAGCAACGACAATGAGTTAACTATTGATCAAGTGGACGTTGTGGCCAAGGTAATGGCGGACGGGGACTTATATGTGGAAGAGCTATTCACTTACACAGTACAAGGAGAGTATGAAAGAATTCCTAGATATATGGACAATTTCGGGGGAGCGAATATTGAATTTTTTGAAGCTTATGTAGCACCGAATGACCGAGAGCTCGGTAATCTTGGTTATGTTAATTTGGAGCGTTATCCGGTCTATTTAAGAACTAAATCAGGTTCTTATTACATCGAATTACAAGCTAAAGATGAAACGAGGCAGATCTATTATCGCTATAGGCTTGATCGAGAAGCTGTGAAATATGACGATCGTGGAGAGCTGGATTGGACTGTACTCAAAGATAACAGGTTTGATCATCACAACGTAACCGTTAGGGTTTATACAGAACAGCCTGCAAAAGAGAATTTATCCGGATATGCCTACGATCGCTCAAGAGGCAGCTTGACGGAAATAAACAATCGTTGGATTAGATACGAAAATGCCCTATTACCCGAAGGGGATAGTGCGAGGCTGAAGTTGTATTTCCCCCCAGAGGTGCTGACGGAGAGGGAAACAGAAGAGCCCTCAGCCTCACTCTCGGAACGACTGTTAGATGAACAGAAGCTTCAGCAGAGATTCGAAAAGCGTGAACATTTACTGAAAGCGGGTCAACATATCAGCCACTGGCTGACCTATGTAGCCATAGCGGGTATCGTCTATTATTCCCTTTCGCTGCGTAGGATCTCATCCTGGTGGAGTGGTAGGCGGATCAGCTTCGAAGATCTCGCAGCGATGGATCCAATCGATCTGATTTACCTTTTCCGGAAGGGAAAGCTCCGACTTGCAGATGGGCTGGCCGGTGTATTTTCGCTGCGCCGTAAAGGCATGGTGAGTGTTTCATTAGTGCCATCAGATATGCGATTCCAGGAAGATTCGAGAGCGCCGAAGAGGCTTCCAGAGTTTACATTCAAGGGTAATCGTACAGCCCTGAAAAAACCAGACCGTTATTTGCTTGGTTGGCTGTCTCACGGTACGACTATCCTGAACTTGGAGAGAATTTCTGGCCCTACGAAAACAGAGCGCAGAAATAAAGCGACTATGGGTAAATACATAAAGCGGATGAGAAGTCTTAAAAAGGGACTCAGCCGTTGGCAGGAGCTTGTGGAGACTGAGAATAGCAAAGGGATCATGTACAAGGAATACGCGGCGAGAAAAGTCATCATACCTGCTCTAGCTCTCATACATCTGGTTTTGCTCATCTATCTGTACATTGCAGACGTAACGCCTTGGGGATGGGTAGGAGTATTGGCCATTATTTTGGGCGGCGGACTCATATTGGCTTCTTTTCGCTGGCGCCTCAAAAGATACATCATCATCTTTTTGGTCGTTTGCTTTTTCGTTGCAGCTCCAATTTTGTATGATCCACTGGTCGACGAATACTTGAACTTCGTAATTCTTTCATTTTTATTTGTTGGTTTTTTACCCCGAGGAGCATTAGATCAGCGTTCGGCAGCTTACCTAAGCGCTATAAAGCGGTATCGACGGAAACTGGCAAGAGGCGGACATGGCAAAGGCAGGGGTGAATATGACCGTAATCGGCTTGAAAAGATGAGAGAGGATGCGCTATTGCTTGGTGTAGGAGAACGTTTTATGAGAAAGGTAAGCAAAGAAAATCCGAATTTTATTTTCTCAGAGGCTTCTTCTCTGTTCGATAAAGATGTGGATACTGCTATCGATTATGTCTTTATTCAATCTTGGAAAGGAATATCTGATGGAACATCTTCCGGGAGGAATAGCAGTAATGGTGACGGTGGAGCAGACGGAGGGAGCTCATACGACTACAGTAGTGACGGTGGCTATGATGGAGGTTCTGGAGATGGTGGTGGGGGAGGAGATTGA
- a CDS encoding superoxide dismutase family protein produces the protein MKKKTNKLKYMAGAFLAGALLFTGILFAAGNPEGTLAAIKHTMSKISYYVNGKDNSTADGPFAQQGTAASDSETPTGSSDVPARMVSDPVNQPVFWDQAFRKESLGHLEVQLYNAAGESAGSAILEQINDGVKVKITASGLTPGKHGFHVHENTIKDRDFKSAGGHFNPTDKHHGLKHPQGSHVGDMPNLVVGADGTVEAETIIQHGTLEKNQPNSVLGRSLIIHADEDDGVTDPSGNSGDRVAGGNIPE, from the coding sequence GTGAAGAAGAAGACCAACAAGTTAAAATATATGGCTGGAGCATTTCTTGCCGGAGCCCTGCTGTTTACAGGTATTTTGTTCGCTGCTGGGAATCCCGAAGGAACTTTAGCTGCGATTAAACACACGATGTCTAAAATAAGCTACTACGTGAACGGCAAGGATAACTCCACCGCTGACGGACCATTTGCGCAACAAGGGACGGCGGCCTCGGATTCCGAGACTCCTACCGGCAGCAGCGATGTACCCGCTCGCATGGTTTCGGATCCGGTTAATCAACCCGTGTTCTGGGACCAGGCTTTCAGGAAGGAATCTCTGGGGCATCTTGAAGTCCAGCTGTACAATGCGGCGGGGGAGTCTGCCGGTTCCGCTATCTTGGAGCAGATCAATGACGGGGTGAAGGTGAAGATCACAGCATCGGGCCTTACACCAGGCAAGCATGGGTTCCATGTACATGAGAACACGATCAAAGATAGGGATTTCAAGTCTGCCGGTGGGCATTTTAATCCGACCGACAAGCATCATGGACTCAAGCATCCACAAGGAAGCCATGTTGGCGATATGCCGAATCTGGTCGTAGGCGCAGACGGCACCGTGGAAGCGGAGACGATCATTCAGCATGGCACCCTTGAAAAGAACCAGCCAAACTCAGTGCTCGGACGCTCGCTGATCATTCATGCCGACGAAGATGACGGCGTAACCGATCCATCGGGCAATTCCGGCGACCGGGTGGCCGGGGGGAATATTCCGGAGTAA